The Mucilaginibacter mallensis genome has a segment encoding these proteins:
- a CDS encoding serine hydrolase domain-containing protein: MKIPRLFAFVSLLIFFSSNLQAQQNANIDSLAAKLDDYLTSAVKAGQFNGTALVAKSGQIILQKGYGWKNFSAHTLNDNNTLYQIGSLTKPFTAIIILKLQEEGKLSVNDRLSKYFPDQKGADQITIQNLLNHTSGIYNYTDDIGPEDSAIVSHPIDRQLALDVFINKDLLFKPGTKFSYSNSGYFLLGMIIEKITGKPYQQVLRQLIFTPLEMHHTGFDYINLKDAAKATGYDVFDSTRHNIAVKWDSTVTYSAGSIYSSTGDLYKWSKAIAKGEILSAASWKQAFTPNLGNYGDGWWIDTLYGNKYITHSGGLPGFMANFVYYPDKDITIILLNNFGNFGQSLLSVNMGLSAIMFNKPYLNYTANKEVATDKNTLQAYTGTYVYNNQHKLIITLENNTLFVEDTNPQDKLPKVQLHYGDGDMFYITEANLKFQFIKDSTNHYYKVITYNSGGKDAEWLKKQ; the protein is encoded by the coding sequence ATGAAAATACCACGCCTCTTTGCCTTTGTATCGTTATTAATATTTTTTTCATCCAATTTACAGGCGCAGCAAAATGCTAATATCGATTCATTAGCTGCCAAACTGGATGACTATTTAACCTCTGCAGTTAAAGCCGGGCAGTTTAATGGCACCGCATTAGTGGCAAAAAGCGGGCAGATCATCCTACAAAAAGGTTACGGCTGGAAGAATTTTTCAGCGCATACGCTCAACGATAATAACACTCTTTATCAGATAGGTTCTTTAACCAAACCCTTCACAGCAATTATTATATTAAAGCTACAGGAAGAGGGCAAATTATCTGTAAATGACAGGTTAAGTAAATATTTTCCAGATCAAAAGGGCGCTGACCAAATCACTATACAAAATTTACTAAATCACACTTCGGGCATTTATAATTATACTGACGATATCGGGCCCGAAGATTCGGCTATAGTTAGCCACCCCATAGATAGGCAATTAGCATTGGATGTATTTATTAATAAGGACCTGCTATTTAAACCGGGAACAAAATTCAGTTATAGTAATTCCGGATATTTTCTGTTAGGAATGATCATAGAGAAGATAACAGGCAAGCCGTATCAGCAAGTGCTAAGGCAGTTGATCTTCACCCCTCTCGAAATGCATCATACCGGGTTCGACTATATTAATTTAAAGGACGCTGCAAAAGCAACAGGCTACGATGTTTTTGATAGCACCCGGCATAACATTGCTGTAAAATGGGATTCCACGGTTACTTATTCTGCCGGATCTATTTATAGCAGTACCGGAGATCTTTATAAATGGAGTAAAGCCATTGCAAAAGGTGAGATCTTATCTGCTGCTTCGTGGAAACAGGCCTTTACGCCAAACCTCGGCAATTATGGTGATGGTTGGTGGATTGATACGCTCTACGGCAACAAATACATTACGCATAGTGGCGGCTTGCCTGGTTTTATGGCAAATTTTGTTTATTATCCTGATAAGGATATCACTATTATTTTGCTGAATAATTTTGGCAACTTCGGGCAAAGTTTGCTGTCTGTAAATATGGGGTTATCTGCTATTATGTTTAACAAGCCATATCTGAATTATACTGCTAACAAAGAGGTTGCAACTGATAAAAATACTTTACAAGCTTATACAGGCACATATGTTTATAACAATCAGCACAAATTGATCATTACACTTGAAAACAATACGTTATTTGTTGAGGACACTAATCCACAGGATAAATTGCCTAAAGTACAATTACACTATGGAGATGGTGATATGTTTTATATAACTGAGGCGAATCTAAAGTTTCAGTTTATAAAGGATTCAACCAACCACTATTATAAGGTAATTACCTATAATAGTGGCGGGAAAGATGCAGAATGGCTAAAGAAGCAATAA
- the murB gene encoding UDP-N-acetylmuramate dehydrogenase: MLQIQENISLENFNTFGIEVFARYFIEINHPNELIELFMDPQWFNMERLILGGGSNMLFRKDFDGLVIRMNIRGIDHRINRDEVFVAAGAGEVWNDLVNYCVKHEYAGLENLSLIPGSVGASPIQNIGAYGVELKDVFFSCNAFEIASGKFKTFMKEDCNFDYRDSVFKNDMKGQYIIVSVKFRLSLVPDLKLHYGAIKEELEKRHITEPTIKDVSEVVSHIRVSKLPDPSTIGNAGSFFKNPVIDKDEFQAIQSFFPDVVNYPAGNGQVKLAAGWLIEQCGWKGIIVGRTGTWKNQALVLVNHGDASGEEVYTLSSQIIDSVYTKFGVKLEREVNIIG, translated from the coding sequence ATGCTGCAAATACAGGAAAACATCTCACTTGAAAATTTTAACACCTTTGGTATCGAAGTTTTTGCCAGATATTTTATTGAGATAAACCACCCCAATGAACTGATCGAGCTTTTTATGGACCCGCAATGGTTCAATATGGAGCGGCTTATTTTAGGTGGAGGTAGCAATATGTTGTTCCGTAAGGATTTTGACGGTTTGGTTATCCGCATGAATATCCGTGGGATTGATCATCGTATTAACCGTGATGAAGTTTTTGTGGCAGCGGGTGCAGGTGAAGTATGGAACGACCTGGTAAACTATTGCGTAAAGCACGAATATGCCGGATTGGAGAATCTGAGCCTGATCCCCGGATCGGTAGGGGCATCGCCCATACAAAACATAGGCGCTTATGGTGTGGAACTGAAAGATGTATTCTTTAGCTGTAATGCTTTTGAAATTGCCTCGGGCAAATTCAAAACTTTTATGAAGGAGGACTGCAACTTTGATTACCGCGATAGTGTTTTTAAAAATGATATGAAAGGCCAGTACATTATTGTATCGGTAAAGTTCCGCTTATCATTGGTGCCCGATCTTAAACTGCATTACGGCGCGATAAAGGAAGAGTTGGAAAAAAGGCATATCACCGAACCTACCATTAAGGATGTATCAGAAGTAGTATCGCATATACGGGTATCCAAACTACCCGACCCATCAACCATAGGTAATGCCGGCAGCTTTTTCAAAAATCCTGTAATTGATAAGGATGAATTTCAGGCTATTCAATCTTTTTTCCCTGATGTAGTGAATTACCCGGCGGGCAACGGACAGGTAAAACTGGCTGCTGGCTGGCTCATTGAGCAATGCGGATGGAAGGGAATTATAGTGGGCCGCACGGGTACATGGAAGAACCAGGCGCTGGTTTTAGTGAACCACGGGGACGCATCGGGCGAAGAAGTGTACACTCTTTCGTCGCAAATCATAGACAGTGTGTACACTAAATTTGGCGTTAAGCTGGAGCGTGAAGTAAACATTATCGGCTAA
- a CDS encoding RNA polymerase sigma factor, protein MTKIEFNTLVLRQASSLRSYALHFTHDADDANDLVQDTMLKAITYYNKFKEGTNLKGWLYTIMKNTFINNYRRFVKMSTFVTKSDEISSPNLVFSSTKNQGESKFVMDDIKRALDRLPEDYYVPFTMYFEGHKYHEIADHLIIPIGTVKTRIHVARKLLKKSLKAYDNGVKKPIYAEEF, encoded by the coding sequence ATGACAAAGATTGAGTTTAACACCCTAGTATTACGTCAGGCCAGTTCATTAAGGTCATATGCTTTACACTTTACGCATGACGCAGACGATGCTAACGACCTTGTCCAGGATACAATGTTGAAAGCCATAACTTATTACAATAAGTTTAAAGAAGGCACAAATTTAAAAGGATGGTTATATACCATCATGAAAAATACCTTCATCAACAATTATCGCCGTTTTGTTAAAATGAGCACATTTGTTACCAAGTCTGATGAGATTTCATCACCAAACCTGGTATTCAGTTCAACAAAAAATCAAGGGGAATCAAAATTTGTGATGGATGATATTAAACGTGCCCTTGATCGCCTGCCTGAAGATTATTATGTACCGTTCACCATGTACTTTGAAGGACATAAATACCATGAAATTGCCGATCATTTAATTATTCCTATCGGAACCGTTAAAACCCGCATACACGTTGCCCGCAAGCTATTAAAGAAAAGTTTAAAAGCTTATGATAACGGCGTTAAAAAACCAATATACGCCGAAGAATTTTAA
- a CDS encoding acetyl-CoA carboxylase carboxyltransferase subunit alpha produces the protein MKITFDFEKPLADLQLQIEKVKQLEDKNKLDMSASVAELEEKLETAKREIYANLTGWQKVQISRHPERPYTLQYIELMCDDFIELHGDRTVGDDKAIIGGFGSINGQTAMFIGQQKGRNTKERQYRNFGMANPEGYRKALRLMKLAEKFNKPVITLIDTPGAFPGLEAEERGQGEAIARNLMEMSVLKVPIICIIIGEGASGGALGIGIGDRVLMLENSWYSVISPENCSTILWKTWENKERAAEVLKLTSSEMLKNKLIDGIIKEPLGGAHQDPVAMASTLKKQLLKDLKILKEKNIDDVVTERIDKFCSMGVVIEE, from the coding sequence ATGAAGATTACGTTTGATTTTGAAAAGCCTTTAGCTGACCTGCAATTGCAGATTGAGAAAGTGAAGCAGCTTGAAGATAAAAATAAACTGGACATGTCCGCTTCGGTTGCAGAACTTGAAGAAAAGCTGGAAACCGCGAAGCGCGAAATATATGCTAACCTCACCGGCTGGCAAAAGGTACAGATATCACGCCACCCCGAAAGGCCATATACCTTACAGTATATTGAGCTGATGTGTGACGATTTTATTGAGCTGCATGGCGACCGGACCGTGGGCGATGATAAAGCTATAATAGGTGGCTTTGGCTCTATAAACGGGCAAACTGCTATGTTTATTGGCCAGCAAAAAGGCCGTAATACCAAGGAGCGGCAGTACCGCAACTTTGGGATGGCTAACCCCGAGGGTTACCGCAAGGCATTAAGGCTGATGAAGCTTGCCGAAAAATTCAACAAACCGGTTATTACTTTAATAGATACCCCCGGAGCATTCCCCGGCCTAGAGGCTGAAGAACGCGGACAAGGCGAGGCTATTGCACGTAACCTGATGGAAATGTCGGTACTAAAAGTGCCTATTATTTGCATAATTATTGGCGAAGGTGCATCGGGCGGCGCGTTGGGCATTGGTATTGGCGATAGGGTGTTGATGCTGGAAAACTCATGGTATTCGGTTATCTCTCCTGAAAACTGCTCAACCATCCTTTGGAAAACATGGGAAAATAAGGAAAGAGCAGCTGAGGTTTTAAAACTTACCTCAAGCGAAATGCTGAAGAATAAGCTGATTGATGGCATTATAAAAGAACCACTTGGCGGAGCTCACCAGGATCCGGTTGCTATGGCATCAACCCTGAAAAAACAGCTTTTAAAAGATCTTAAAATATTAAAAGAAAAAAATATTGATGATGTAGTTACCGAGCGAATTGATAAATTCTGCTCAATGGGCGTAGTGATAGAAGAATAA